A section of the Candidatus Hydrogenedentota bacterium genome encodes:
- a CDS encoding trypsin-like peptidase domain-containing protein produces the protein MRNSSTITLLLLGALALFCAIPGWAGEKPAHKPGGRTEIGGTPWKPQADQPGKVVYGTDDRRDVFEETDADRRALADSTCALVDASNLTEAEDGTFALQTYDYDYYGFEPCEGEPFASQPVAAYCTAFVVGPDLIATAGHCYSDSDLPYARFVFGFRMIDGETPRTTFDADEVYTGVEVVARQLEGDFDYAVIRVDRPIVAPGARILRLRGAGTIPEGTRVGVIGHPAGLPTKIAFGDNSVVRASDEVGYFVTNLDTFGGNSGSPVFNADTGLVEGILVRGEEDFELDGDCFRSRVLEDDAGFGEDVSKAATFARFAQAGRGTLSLDQAAYQCADTVALSLFDDDLREVESAQATIYTSGGDVETFDLTASGAPGNFGATIALAAGGPVEGDGTLQALEDESIIASYRDADTGGGTPGDAVVTARVDCTNPTISNVAVTYAGGRRARISFTTSEAATGTVYAGLDCAVLDLSASGDVTTDHVIEVQGLSPLTEYRFRVAAEDPAGNSAADDNGGNCFTFTTTDYRDYLTQGLFDGLSDLTGMSVTFTPDGSASGYEACMAPADGFFTSPFCGEAVFPGDDENAEYNLAAGRKVTLFGQEYGSFFVNGNGYVTFGSEDFSYDPIYETHFALPRISGYFTDLYSPAGGLISVAELDDRVAISYFNVLDYYGDLQSFQIEIFDDGAIRLTWVMLTYPYGIVGLSDGSGMDPEFEPSTFESAPECVDSPYENIVCEVDVDNDACDTALPIAVGQVQTGATHAAMGSSEVPGCEYCYGPDVWYTFTPPTSDTYSVSLCGSTFDTIVEIFGGDCGGLEFVEGNDDGYCDYASTAVASLNAGETYWIRISGYGATTGAYELEVTRGAKASFGCYVDGGTPRNPWTEILIACGLVTLLAWRTRERRA, from the coding sequence ATGCGCAATTCTTCCACGATTACCCTCCTGCTACTTGGCGCACTGGCGCTGTTCTGTGCGATTCCCGGCTGGGCCGGGGAAAAACCCGCCCACAAGCCGGGGGGCCGCACGGAAATCGGCGGGACGCCCTGGAAACCGCAGGCGGATCAGCCCGGCAAGGTAGTCTACGGCACGGACGACCGCCGCGATGTCTTTGAGGAGACCGACGCGGACCGCAGGGCCCTGGCCGACTCCACCTGCGCCCTGGTCGATGCCAGCAACCTCACAGAAGCGGAGGACGGCACCTTTGCCCTCCAGACCTACGACTATGATTATTACGGATTTGAACCCTGCGAAGGTGAACCCTTCGCCAGCCAGCCCGTGGCGGCGTATTGCACCGCCTTCGTGGTGGGGCCGGACTTAATCGCCACGGCCGGGCATTGCTACAGCGATTCCGATCTCCCCTACGCCCGGTTTGTTTTCGGCTTTCGCATGATCGACGGCGAAACGCCCCGGACCACCTTCGACGCCGATGAAGTCTACACCGGCGTGGAAGTGGTGGCGCGCCAGCTCGAAGGGGATTTCGACTACGCCGTGATTCGCGTGGATCGGCCCATCGTGGCGCCCGGTGCGCGAATCCTGCGTCTGCGCGGCGCGGGAACGATTCCGGAGGGAACCCGGGTGGGCGTCATTGGCCATCCCGCCGGCCTCCCGACGAAAATTGCCTTTGGCGACAATTCGGTTGTTCGGGCCAGCGACGAAGTCGGCTATTTTGTGACCAACCTGGATACGTTCGGCGGCAACTCCGGCTCGCCCGTGTTCAACGCGGACACCGGGCTGGTCGAAGGCATTCTGGTCCGGGGCGAAGAGGATTTTGAATTGGATGGCGACTGCTTTCGCTCGCGGGTGCTGGAAGACGATGCGGGCTTCGGCGAAGACGTGAGCAAGGCCGCCACCTTTGCCCGCTTTGCCCAGGCGGGCCGGGGCACGCTGAGCCTGGATCAGGCGGCCTACCAGTGTGCGGACACGGTGGCGCTCAGCCTCTTCGACGATGATCTGCGGGAAGTGGAAAGCGCGCAGGCCACCATCTACACCAGCGGCGGCGATGTTGAAACCTTCGACCTGACGGCCTCCGGCGCACCGGGCAATTTCGGGGCTACTATCGCACTGGCGGCGGGCGGACCCGTCGAGGGTGATGGGACATTGCAGGCCCTCGAAGACGAGTCCATCATCGCGAGCTATCGTGACGCGGATACGGGCGGTGGAACGCCGGGCGATGCGGTCGTCACCGCACGGGTGGACTGCACGAATCCCACGATATCGAATGTTGCCGTGACCTATGCAGGCGGGCGTAGGGCCCGCATTTCCTTCACAACCAGCGAGGCCGCTACGGGAACGGTCTATGCCGGGCTGGACTGCGCCGTGCTGGATCTCTCGGCGTCGGGCGATGTGACCACGGATCACGTAATCGAAGTGCAGGGGCTCAGCCCCCTGACCGAATACCGCTTCCGCGTGGCGGCGGAAGACCCGGCGGGCAACAGCGCCGCAGACGACAATGGCGGCAATTGCTTTACATTTACCACGACTGATTATCGCGACTATCTCACCCAGGGCCTCTTTGATGGCCTCTCCGATCTCACCGGCATGTCCGTGACCTTTACGCCCGACGGCTCGGCCTCCGGCTATGAGGCCTGCATGGCGCCCGCAGACGGCTTCTTCACTTCGCCCTTCTGCGGCGAGGCCGTGTTCCCCGGCGATGACGAGAATGCCGAGTACAACCTCGCCGCCGGGCGCAAGGTGACCCTTTTCGGCCAGGAATACGGTTCCTTCTTCGTCAACGGAAATGGCTATGTGACCTTTGGCAGTGAAGATTTCTCTTATGACCCCATATACGAAACGCATTTTGCCCTGCCCCGGATCAGCGGCTACTTTACCGACCTCTACTCGCCCGCAGGCGGCCTGATCAGCGTGGCCGAGCTGGACGACCGCGTGGCCATCTCCTACTTCAACGTGCTCGACTACTACGGCGACTTGCAGAGCTTTCAGATCGAAATCTTCGACGATGGTGCAATCCGGCTGACCTGGGTCATGCTGACCTACCCCTATGGCATCGTGGGGCTCTCTGACGGCTCCGGGATGGACCCGGAATTCGAACCGAGCACCTTTGAAAGCGCACCGGAATGCGTCGACTCACCCTACGAAAATATTGTCTGTGAGGTGGATGTCGACAACGATGCCTGTGACACGGCACTGCCCATCGCTGTCGGGCAGGTGCAGACAGGCGCGACCCACGCCGCCATGGGCAGCAGCGAAGTCCCCGGCTGCGAGTACTGCTACGGCCCCGACGTCTGGTATACCTTCACCCCGCCCACATCGGACACCTATTCCGTCTCCCTGTGCGGCAGCACCTTCGACACCATCGTCGAGATCTTCGGCGGCGACTGCGGCGGACTCGAATTTGTGGAGGGCAACGACGACGGCTACTGCGACTACGCATCGACCGCGGTGGCCTCGCTCAACGCCGGAGAGACCTACTGGATCCGCATCTCCGGCTACGGCGCAACCACCGGCGCCTACGAACTCGAAGTCACCCGGGGCGCCAAGGCCAGCTTCGGATGCTACGTAGACGGCGGCACGCCGCGCAACCCGTGGACGGAGATCCTGATCGCCTGCGGGCTGGTGACCCTGCTCGCATGGCGGACGCGCGAACGCCGCGCGTAG
- the rpsF gene encoding 30S ribosomal protein S6: protein MRTYEALYIASPNVEDGDIQTLSQEVQDLVTQNGGTIVRSEIWGKRKLAYLVKKYSEGNYILLRFQANPDFIQKLELWFKLHDSVIRYLVTYYDEHTLRAEEEQARRKEEDLRKSAAGGRDDDDDDDEIIPARLQRNDRDDD from the coding sequence TTGAGAACTTACGAAGCGCTGTACATCGCTTCTCCGAATGTGGAGGACGGTGACATCCAGACGTTGTCCCAGGAGGTCCAGGACCTCGTGACCCAGAATGGCGGGACGATCGTGCGCTCGGAGATCTGGGGCAAGAGGAAACTGGCCTATCTGGTCAAGAAGTACTCTGAAGGAAACTACATTCTGCTGCGTTTCCAGGCCAACCCGGACTTTATCCAGAAGCTTGAGCTGTGGTTCAAGTTGCACGACTCGGTTATCCGTTATCTGGTGACCTACTACGACGAGCACACGCTGCGCGCCGAAGAAGAACAGGCCCGCCGGAAGGAAGAAGATCTGCGCAAGAGCGCCGCGGGCGGACGCGATGATGACGATGATGACGACGAAATCATCCCCGCGCGCCTGCAGAGAAATGACCGAGACGACGACTAA
- a CDS encoding single-stranded DNA-binding protein produces MSDLRVPDLNNVVIAGRLTRDPELKYISSGRAVCRISIANTRYYKDKNGERKEDTSFIEATVWDKYAEYVGEKLKKGRPVIVEGRLKSDSWEDKATGQKRSKIEIAAQRITALDWDENGRGGGGGNYGGGGGGYGGESSRPSSSAPAPREIEEPIPEDDIPF; encoded by the coding sequence ATGAGCGATCTCCGGGTGCCCGATCTGAACAATGTAGTCATCGCCGGTCGGCTGACGCGCGATCCCGAGTTGAAGTATATCAGCTCCGGTCGCGCCGTTTGTCGGATTAGCATTGCCAATACCCGTTACTATAAGGACAAGAACGGCGAGCGCAAGGAGGACACCTCCTTCATCGAAGCGACGGTCTGGGACAAGTACGCGGAATATGTTGGCGAAAAGCTCAAGAAAGGCCGCCCCGTTATTGTCGAGGGCCGGCTGAAGAGTGACTCCTGGGAAGACAAGGCAACGGGACAGAAGCGGTCCAAGATTGAAATCGCCGCGCAACGTATCACGGCCCTGGACTGGGACGAGAACGGTCGCGGCGGCGGTGGCGGCAACTATGGCGGTGGCGGCGGAGGCTACGGCGGCGAGAGCAGCCGGCCCTCCTCCAGCGCGCCCGCGCCCCGCGAGATCGAAGAACCGATTCCCGAAGACGACATTCCTTTCTAA